tttttttaatattatcttGATCGATACCAACTGATATTGATCGATCCGATCCGGATAATATCGGCCGATTCGATCCCGAGGTCACAACACTCACCAACTTAGATCGACACGTGATCGATTCATAAAAAAAcgattttggggggttttgaCCGATCCTGACCGATATATACTGATCTGATCCTCATCCGAAAAGGTTTCGACCATGATTGATACTGAGTCCGATACCTAGATTTTGAACCTTAGTTCCAATAGTCTAGTAGATATCTTAGGAAGGAAGGCCCTGTCTATTTCTGAGTACGACATTAAATCCAAGTTCCAGTCCTTGGTTAAACGAGTCTTGTAGTTCATCTGCCATGACTTCCTCTCACAATGAATAAGcattttcataccaaaaaaagaagaaaatgtgggtcataaccttttttttttttttgttctaggTAAATGCGGGTCCCAACCAATTGCTTGGCCTTGGCGTCatatatttttggatttttggaaAAGGATTGTGTTCAGTCGGGGCGGGAGCTGGACCATCCAACCCCGCTAAATGACAGCAAAATCAGGGGtgagatggtcatttcacaggtggggcTGGACCGTCGCAATAGCAGTTATGGAAGAGAGAGGGTGGTCGTCTGGCTCCTTTATTTACTTATCTCTCTACCTTATTTTGTCCCTCGGAACAAGGGTTGTCGTGAAGAAGATGGTAAATGAGGAAGAGATTCTCCTGGAGAAAGCAAAGAAATGGATAGAAGAGCTTGGACAGAAGGGTTCCACCAGTCACGAGATTGAATACCTTTCTCTTTGTAACATCAAAGTCGTACACTCCCGGAGGGGTTGGATCCTCTGCAACCTCAAACTTCATCCTCACTTATCTgtatttcctattttctctcttatccagcctctccttcaatttcttctccatcttctacCATCTGTAGATCGAGTTCTTTTTGTTAATTTCCATtactgtttttttcttttttctttttctttttctttttctttttcccaagaTTGAAAACAGTAATAATAGCTAGATTgttaaaagggtttttttttttcatacttTGCAGGATCGAAGTGGGAACTGTCATGTGGGTGCAATGGCAACCATTATCGATGTAGTTGGAGGTGCAGTTATAGCAACTTATAAAGGAGACATCAAATTGTCCCTTGATTTCAATATTTCCTACTTCTCCACGGTTAAGATCTAATTAATTTGTATTTCAGTTATGGTtttgttcttgttttcttttttttctggattgttaatttaataaatatatcaTGTAAACTATGCAGGAAGAGGTGGAGATTGAAGGTAAGGTGGTAGCACACAGAGGAAAGCTTTCATTGACTACTGTGGAGATTAGGAGGAAGGAGGATGGAGTCCTGGTTGCTTTGGGTaagcaatggatgactcaagtcaTCTCTGCTCAAAATTTCAGAACTAAACTTTGATTTCGACGAACCCTTTAACTTATTAATGtgggaaaagggggaaaaaagaaaaccagtATCAACCTTTTTCATGGGTTACATTCAAGAATTtgaaccttttttctttttctttttttaattcctgTTGTAAATTGTAATTTCGATTTCTATTAATCTCCTGTTAGCTGCTTCACAAAAGAAAGGTCAAAGTAGATTTTGTTCCTTGGGTTGagaagggcaagaagaagaggaagggaagaaaaaggtCATTTTCATAATCAATATTCTCATGCTTGGGAGTCATGTGGCCGACACTTCTTATGGGTTTCTCTCACAGGTCACAGGTAACACTGTGATGTGggctttacccaaaaaaaaacactgtgGTGTGGGAAGTTCGATgtaacaaacaaacaaacaaacaaacaaacaaacagatGGTGTGTAGACTATCACTTTATAATAATATGCCATTGTCTGTAATCACCCTTTATTGAATTTTCCGTCAATAACTACAGATTGAAGGCAAGCACTCACATGTCACAAAAttagaaatcaatccaaaccaacTACACATGAACAGGTCTATTTCAAGTGCTAAGAATTCTTCTCTTCtagattgaattttttttttttaaaacaaatgtACGATTATCTGATTATCTCTCTCTTGTTCGCATCCACTAATAAAAGCTAATGACCCAATGACTCAAAATTTCCAAAACGCCGACAAGAGTCGTGCAAGTTGATCTGAGAAACACCAATAAACAGGAGCAAGATACTTCCAAATCTTTTCGTTCCAATGGTTCCTAGGAATTAGATGGCCCAGATCAGATTTATTCCGGATTGGACTGAAGATAATGACTTGGACCTTCCCATTactaatcttttttatttttttggtaaataacctTCCCATTAGTAATCAGGGAGGTTCCTACCATCAAGGAGGTTCCTTGCGGTTGTAACTCCCATGCAACTGGCTAAGAGCAGTTGCTAATACGCCAATGTAAGCCATGTAAGCCACATCAGCTTACAATCCTTTGAATACACTTGCATTGTTGTGTCTGGTTCGAATTCGCGATCTCAATCTAGGGCTAGGTCACAGCTTCTTGAAAGTCTTCAAATCTGAAATCTTCACAAGTTGCAATCCATGCCCATTACAACCTCTGACATTTTTACAGTTTTCGCCACTCTTCTTAAGCTTGTCGCAAACCCAACTGAGCAGGTTTACATGAGCTGTGATGAAAGCTTGTCAATTCCTTATTTGAATTCCTAGCTACAAATGGGATGGCTGAAGCTGAACATCGACGGTTTCTCGTTTGGTAATCCTGGTTTCACAGGGGCAGGGGGAGTTCTTAGAAACCATTTGGGGATTACTCGAAgatgtttctcttctttccaaGGTATTGGCACCAACTTCCAAGCTGAGATGGCAGCCTTCTTCGTAGGCGTTAAAGAAGCAAACGATCTTCAGGTGGAGCGACTTTGGATTGAATGCGATTCGGCTTCAGTAGTCACATGTGTACTATCTACAAAGTTTCCTTGGTCTTTCCTGCAAAATTGGTGGAATATAGGAGTTTATCTCTCTTCTATTCAATGGTGTATCACCCATTGTTACAGAGAAGGCAATACCCCGACGGATGCCCTTGCCAACAGGGCAGCAAGATGTCGAAACTCTGAGTTGGGAAGCATCGGGCAGACCCCACTATCGATTCTGCTAACTTTTGTTTTGAATCTTGATTCAGGCTTGTTGAGTTTTAGTGGCTCAACAGCTTGCTGGCTTCGTACATATCTTCATATCTTTTATTCTTAATATATaattgctgacctttagcccaaaaaaaattcctagcTACAAATGAAAGCTAATCCGTAATGAAATTGCAAGTCAAAATCTTGAAGCAATGAGACCAAATGAAAAATGACAACTTTGAAGCTCAGAGCAGTCATTCGAAGGCTCAATTAGCACCAATAAAAAAACCCACCTTACTTGAGGATTTCGATTTACTGCAAGAGTAGGATTTTTTCAGTGAAATAGTTACTTAAGATTTGTAGTCCCTGACAGTTCTGATTATAGTAGTGCAGATGATTCTCTCCAAATTGAGAACTTAGAATGGCAAATAAGCACGGTTCAGTGATTTCcttgaattaaaagaaaagtaaagaaaagaaaagattaagcCCGGACCAAGAACTTTTGGTACTTGAAGAGCAGAGCAGAGCAGAGCAGGCAATGAGGGATAGTCACAGGGTCTTGAGAATTTCTTCTGCACTGGAGACGCTGAAGTCTCCTCCCACTTCAATGTTGGCGACTTTCACCTTGAGTTCGTCAACCAAGAGGGCAAACCTCTGAGAGCGAGTTCCAAGCCCTTCCTCTGAAAGATCATCCTCAAGCCCAAGAGCATGGGTGTAGATCGCTGAACCATCAGCGAGGAACTTGACATGCTTGTTTTCTGGGTACGTCTTTGCCCAAGCCTTCATCACAAAGGGGTCATTAACTGCAATTTGGCAAAATCTAGATCAGAAAAATGAACGTTAATAGAAACCCTTAAACAGTTCCTCCAGAAAAATTTGGTTTCAGGGGACAAGAAGCATAGAAATTTTGCTAGTCATGGTTTACACACGTCACACATCAAGGCAAATTAAGATTACTGTTCTCACTTTTTGATCGAAATTAGCTTTGTAATGGCTTTGAATGTCCATGAAAGAGAAGATGTGAATCACACAAGACGAACATGATAAGACGAGATGGGATTGTCTAGGGCTTCAGGCTTTTTCGAAATTTGAGATATTCAGAATAGAAAGAAGCTCACACTAGAAATTCTGACAGAGAATTGATTGAAACTCCTCTCTATGGCAACGTCTACAAATCATTCCAGCAGAATTACTAAAAAAAGGTTGAATGGGTTTTCgagaaaaattggaaaaataagATTCTGAAAATGAGAGGAAGGGAAATTACCACTAATA
The nucleotide sequence above comes from Telopea speciosissima isolate NSW1024214 ecotype Mountain lineage chromosome 3, Tspe_v1, whole genome shotgun sequence. Encoded proteins:
- the LOC122654168 gene encoding peroxiredoxin-2-like, translated to MAPTIAVGDVIPDGTLAYFDESDQLQNVSLHSLAAGKNVILFGVPGAFTPTCSTKHVPGFIEKAEELKAKGVDEILLISVNDPFVMKAWAKTYPENKHVKFLADGSAIYTHALGLEDDLSEEGLGTRSQRFALLVDELKVKVANIEVGGDFSVSSAEEILKTL